The following are encoded in a window of Aerococcus sanguinicola genomic DNA:
- a CDS encoding ATP-binding cassette domain-containing protein, translating into MDERLIEVRDLDKVYQAKSFFKTSGQANFANQGINIDIYQGEVLGLVGESGSGKSTLGRLLLGFEKSTSGQINYFPDQEGSQADFSPQIVFQNNLAAMNPQLSVLDVVAEPLLRSQSKAEAREAAKTYLNQVGIPEDKWTHRPRSFSGGQLQRVNIARALADQPNFIVLDEPVSALDVSVQASIINLLMDLQEDHQLTYLFITHDLSIARVISDRIAVMKEGHLVEVQATEALFENPQEAYTRDLLAAIPSLKV; encoded by the coding sequence ATGGACGAACGCTTAATCGAAGTGAGGGACTTGGACAAGGTCTACCAAGCCAAGTCTTTCTTCAAGACGAGTGGCCAAGCGAACTTCGCAAATCAAGGGATTAACATCGATATCTACCAGGGCGAGGTCCTCGGTTTGGTCGGCGAATCGGGATCCGGCAAGTCGACGCTCGGTCGCTTATTGTTGGGCTTTGAAAAATCGACATCTGGTCAGATTAACTATTTCCCTGACCAGGAGGGGAGTCAGGCCGACTTCAGCCCCCAGATCGTCTTCCAGAATAACCTAGCAGCCATGAATCCCCAGCTCTCCGTCCTCGATGTGGTGGCCGAACCCTTGCTCCGCAGCCAGTCCAAGGCAGAAGCTAGGGAAGCAGCCAAGACTTATCTGAACCAGGTGGGAATTCCCGAGGACAAGTGGACCCACCGTCCGCGCTCCTTCTCCGGCGGCCAGCTCCAGCGGGTCAATATCGCCCGAGCCTTGGCCGACCAGCCCAACTTCATCGTCCTGGATGAGCCCGTCTCGGCCCTGGATGTGTCCGTCCAGGCCTCTATCATCAATCTCTTGATGGACCTCCAGGAAGATCACCAACTGACCTATCTCTTCATCACCCACGACCTGTCCATCGCCCGGGTCATCTCAGACCGGATTGCCGTGATGAAGGAAGGCCACTTGGTTGAAGTCCAAGCCACCGAAGCCTTATTTGAAAATCCCCAAGAGGCCTATACGCGAGACTTACTCGCAGCCATTCCGTCTCTGAAAGTATAG